Proteins from a genomic interval of Pseudomonas silesiensis:
- a CDS encoding integrase core domain-containing protein — protein MPWNRESPMDQRIKLIGDWLQGSYSKSELARHYGLSRPTLDKWLARYETQGIDGLKELSRRPHTSPFKISDEVLELLVAYKREHHSWGPEKLVHNLKIDHPELSWPTVSTAGEWLKRAGLVQKRRFLNRPPAGKNPLRDATAPNQTWAADFKGDFALQNGQRCYPLTITDHVSRFLLLCRAQSSVAGAREGFDWAFREYGLPNVIRTDNGSPFASTGISRISSLAAWWIRLGIYPERIQPGRPDQNGRHERMHRTLKAALLHAPERNLVEQQLAFEQFRQEFNYVRPHKALEMKVPADLYKPSPRQYDGRVPEADYASDMRIRMIRQNGSMKWKGKMIFVSESLAGEALGLKEVDDDVWDIYLCNYLLGRLKSGESRLSSQQKRKGCPRFQS, from the coding sequence ATGCCCTGGAATCGAGAGTCCCCAATGGATCAACGAATCAAACTCATAGGCGACTGGCTGCAAGGCAGCTATTCCAAAAGCGAGTTGGCCCGTCACTACGGGCTCAGCCGACCCACTTTGGATAAATGGCTTGCGCGCTACGAAACACAGGGCATTGATGGGCTCAAGGAACTGTCACGGCGTCCGCATACGAGCCCTTTCAAAATCAGCGATGAGGTGCTTGAGCTGCTAGTCGCGTACAAGCGCGAGCATCACAGCTGGGGACCTGAGAAGCTGGTGCATAACCTTAAGATTGATCATCCAGAGTTGTCTTGGCCAACAGTCAGCACGGCAGGCGAATGGCTTAAGCGAGCAGGTCTGGTGCAAAAACGTCGTTTCCTCAATCGCCCGCCAGCGGGGAAAAATCCGCTGCGCGACGCTACTGCGCCTAATCAGACATGGGCGGCGGATTTCAAAGGTGACTTCGCGCTTCAGAACGGCCAACGTTGTTACCCACTGACCATTACTGATCACGTCAGCCGATTTCTATTGCTGTGCAGAGCGCAAAGCAGCGTTGCCGGGGCTCGCGAAGGGTTCGACTGGGCGTTTCGGGAGTACGGGTTGCCTAATGTGATTCGCACAGACAACGGCTCCCCCTTTGCCTCCACCGGCATTTCGCGCATATCCAGCCTGGCGGCTTGGTGGATACGCCTAGGGATCTACCCTGAGCGAATCCAGCCGGGGCGGCCTGACCAGAATGGCCGTCATGAGCGCATGCATCGAACGCTCAAGGCTGCATTACTTCATGCGCCTGAACGTAATCTGGTGGAACAACAGTTGGCATTTGAACAGTTTCGACAGGAGTTCAATTACGTAAGACCTCATAAGGCTTTAGAGATGAAGGTTCCTGCGGATCTGTATAAGCCTTCGCCAAGGCAGTACGACGGACGCGTGCCTGAGGCTGATTACGCTTCGGATATGAGGATCCGCATGATCCGACAAAATGGATCGATGAAATGGAAAGGCAAAATGATTTTCGTCAGTGAATCTTTGGCAGGTGAGGCGCTAGGACTGAAGGAAGTGGACGATGATGTGTGGGATATTTACCTTTGCAACTACCTTTTAGGCAGACTGAAAAGCGGCGAGAGCCGCCTTTCAAGCCAACAGAAACGTAAAGGATGTCCCCGGTTTCAGTCGTAA
- a CDS encoding aldehyde dehydrogenase: protein MTTLTRADWEQRARDLKIEGRAYINGEYTDAVSSETFECISPVDGRLLGKIASCDAADAQRAVENARATFNSGVWSRLAPTKRKATMIRFASLLKQHAEELALLETLDMGKPISDSLYIDVPGAAQALSWSGEAIDKIYDEVAATPHDQLGLVTREPVGVVGAIVPWNFPLMMACWKLGPALSTGNSVILKPSEKSPLTAIRIAALAVEAGIPKGVLNVLPGYGHTVGKALALHNDVDTLVFTGSTKIAKQLLIYSGESNMKRVWLEAGGKSPNIVFADAPDLQAAAESAASAIAFNQGEVCTAGSRLLVERSIKDTFLPLVIEALKAWKPGNPLDPATNVGALVDTQQMNTVLSYIESGHTDGAKLVAGGKRILEETGGTYVEPTIFDGVSNAMKIAQEEIFGPVLSVIAFETAEEAIQIANDTPYGLAAAVWTKDISKAHLTAKALRAGSVWVNQYDGGDMTAPFGGFKQSGNGRDKSLHAFDKYTELKATWIKL from the coding sequence ATGACCACCCTGACTCGTGCCGATTGGGAGCAACGGGCTCGCGATCTGAAGATCGAAGGCCGTGCCTATATCAATGGCGAATACACCGATGCCGTCTCCAGCGAGACCTTCGAGTGCATCAGCCCTGTCGATGGCCGTCTGCTGGGCAAGATCGCCAGCTGTGACGCCGCCGACGCCCAGCGCGCTGTTGAAAACGCTCGCGCCACGTTCAATTCCGGCGTCTGGTCGCGCCTGGCACCGACCAAGCGCAAAGCCACCATGATTCGCTTCGCCAGCCTGCTCAAGCAGCATGCCGAAGAGCTGGCGCTGCTTGAAACCCTGGACATGGGCAAGCCGATCAGCGACTCCCTGTACATCGACGTTCCCGGCGCGGCGCAAGCCCTGAGCTGGAGCGGTGAAGCCATCGACAAGATCTACGACGAAGTCGCCGCGACTCCGCACGACCAGCTCGGCCTGGTCACTCGCGAGCCTGTCGGTGTGGTTGGCGCCATCGTGCCATGGAACTTCCCGTTGATGATGGCCTGCTGGAAACTCGGCCCGGCGCTGTCCACCGGTAATTCGGTGATCCTCAAACCGTCCGAAAAATCGCCGCTGACCGCTATTCGCATCGCTGCGCTGGCCGTCGAAGCCGGCATTCCGAAAGGGGTGCTGAACGTCCTGCCGGGCTACGGTCACACCGTCGGCAAGGCCCTGGCCCTGCACAATGATGTGGACACCCTGGTGTTCACCGGTTCGACCAAGATCGCCAAGCAGTTGCTGATTTACTCCGGCGAATCGAACATGAAGCGCGTCTGGCTCGAAGCCGGCGGCAAAAGCCCGAACATCGTGTTCGCCGACGCGCCGGACCTGCAAGCGGCCGCCGAATCGGCTGCCAGCGCCATTGCGTTCAACCAGGGCGAAGTCTGCACCGCCGGTTCGCGTCTGCTGGTCGAGCGTTCGATCAAGGACACTTTCCTGCCGTTGGTGATCGAGGCATTGAAAGCCTGGAAGCCGGGCAACCCGCTGGACCCGGCGACCAATGTTGGCGCTTTGGTGGATACCCAGCAGATGAACACCGTCTTGTCCTACATCGAGTCCGGTCACACCGACGGCGCTAAACTGGTGGCTGGCGGCAAGCGCATTCTCGAGGAAACCGGTGGCACTTACGTTGAGCCGACGATTTTCGACGGCGTCAGCAATGCGATGAAAATCGCTCAGGAAGAGATCTTTGGTCCGGTGTTGTCGGTGATTGCGTTTGAAACCGCCGAGGAAGCTATTCAGATCGCCAACGACACGCCTTACGGCCTCGCCGCAGCGGTGTGGACCAAGGATATTTCCAAGGCGCATCTGACCGCCAAGGCACTGCGCGCCGGTAGTGTGTGGGTCAACCAGTACGATGGCGGCGACATGACCGCGCCATTCGGTGGCTTCAAGCAGTCCGGCAACGGTCGCGACAAGTCGCTGCACGCGTTCGACAAGTACACCGAGCTGAAGGCGACCTGGATCAAGTTGTAA
- a CDS encoding cupin domain-containing protein, translated as MSIQNIVDFSQAATDPERYRPDPAKVLKGDPEQVVYNHYNSPCGQLNAGVWEGAVGQWHVNFTEHEYCEIVQGVSVLRDNDGNSKTVRAGDRFVIPAGFRGTWEVLEPCRKIYVAFEQKA; from the coding sequence ATGAGCATCCAGAACATCGTCGACTTCAGCCAGGCCGCTACCGATCCCGAGCGCTATCGGCCAGACCCGGCAAAAGTCCTCAAGGGCGATCCCGAGCAAGTGGTTTACAACCACTACAACAGCCCTTGCGGTCAGCTGAACGCTGGCGTTTGGGAAGGTGCAGTCGGTCAGTGGCATGTGAATTTCACCGAACACGAATATTGCGAGATCGTTCAGGGCGTTTCAGTGCTGCGCGACAACGACGGCAACAGCAAAACCGTGCGCGCGGGCGATCGCTTCGTCATACCAGCCGGGTTTAGGGGCACCTGGGAGGTGTTGGAGCCCTGCCGCAAGATCTACGTGGCGTTCGAACAAAAAGCCTGA
- a CDS encoding I78 family peptidase inhibitor has product MSIDLQQHLDTAKQYVGQQYSEELRAELANKTGLAVRPRGIGYIMTRDYNPARINLLVENEIITHVTMGN; this is encoded by the coding sequence ATGAGCATCGATTTGCAACAACACCTGGACACCGCAAAGCAATACGTCGGCCAGCAATACTCCGAGGAGCTGCGTGCAGAACTCGCCAACAAGACCGGCCTGGCCGTACGACCGCGAGGCATCGGCTACATCATGACCAGAGACTACAACCCTGCACGTATCAATCTGCTGGTCGAAAACGAAATCATCACCCATGTCACCATGGGCAATTGA
- a CDS encoding I78 family peptidase inhibitor: MPDYSDQCDVSVAQYTLGQKCTPELLDEVRALANGAPVRATGPTYPSTFDLRPRRINLHSNADGIIVSINCG; the protein is encoded by the coding sequence ATGCCTGACTATTCAGATCAATGTGACGTTTCGGTCGCCCAATACACCCTTGGTCAAAAATGCACGCCCGAGTTGCTCGATGAGGTTCGCGCCTTGGCCAATGGGGCTCCCGTGCGGGCCACTGGGCCAACGTATCCCTCGACTTTCGACCTGCGCCCGCGACGAATCAATCTGCACTCCAATGCCGACGGAATCATTGTCAGCATCAACTGCGGTTGA